In one Desulfoferula mesophila genomic region, the following are encoded:
- a CDS encoding DUF3987 domain-containing protein: MRDIIVVGDDDRATPGNPGRTKAMAAARAVGGKVVLPSFVKPSKEKTDFNDLAQDEGLEAVRSQVEAAQEPGSVETAPIEGPAAWEPNIRSWPVLPRAALHGLAGDFARMACEDSEADPAAVLGTFLVRFGIEAGPGPHVQVGEAVHPPRLFAVVVGASSKARKGTSGQPVERLFTFQDSRGHIPAHRSPGPLSTGEGLVFRVRDPVETWQVDKRTGQGQFVVTDPGEENKRLYVLDEELAAALQCTKREGNTLSTVLRTLWDTGNVEPLTKSNRTKVTGAHIGIVTHITGPELDRQLGEVEALNGYANRFLWLCARRRKLVPFPKAMPQAGVERLQGRVLAALGACREPRLVQLAPGARDLWRCTYPELTQDHPGLAGSVINRGEAQVLRLALIYALLDCADQIESCHLEAALALWAYCRDSALYIFGGREPDSVAQRVVSALEDGPLSATELFKVFNNHVSKARLAAALQELIASGRVAEKREPAKTKPKTVFTLCEQCELCELSPADLRGGKDNSQNSHNSQANFDLAVDRWAGPPEVEI; the protein is encoded by the coding sequence ATGAGGGACATCATAGTGGTTGGCGACGATGATCGCGCCACGCCGGGCAATCCAGGCCGAACAAAAGCCATGGCGGCGGCTCGGGCCGTGGGGGGTAAGGTGGTCCTGCCTTCATTCGTCAAACCCAGCAAGGAAAAGACCGACTTCAACGACCTGGCCCAGGATGAGGGATTGGAAGCCGTCAGGTCCCAGGTGGAAGCCGCCCAGGAGCCGGGGTCAGTAGAAACCGCCCCAATAGAAGGTCCGGCAGCGTGGGAACCAAACATTCGCTCCTGGCCCGTACTGCCAAGGGCTGCCCTGCATGGCCTGGCTGGTGACTTCGCACGTATGGCCTGTGAGGACTCAGAGGCCGACCCTGCCGCCGTTTTGGGGACATTCTTGGTGCGCTTCGGTATCGAAGCAGGCCCAGGTCCGCACGTTCAGGTAGGGGAGGCTGTGCATCCCCCGCGTCTGTTCGCCGTGGTGGTGGGTGCCAGTAGCAAGGCACGCAAGGGCACCAGCGGCCAGCCGGTCGAACGGCTTTTTACTTTCCAAGACAGCCGGGGCCACATTCCCGCCCATAGGTCGCCAGGGCCCCTTAGTACTGGGGAGGGCCTGGTCTTCAGGGTCAGGGACCCTGTGGAAACCTGGCAGGTGGACAAAAGGACCGGCCAGGGGCAATTCGTGGTGACCGACCCTGGAGAGGAAAACAAGCGGCTGTATGTGCTTGATGAAGAGCTGGCCGCCGCACTTCAGTGTACCAAGCGCGAGGGTAATACCCTATCAACTGTGCTGCGGACCCTTTGGGATACGGGGAACGTTGAGCCACTCACCAAAAGCAACCGCACCAAAGTCACCGGAGCGCATATTGGGATTGTCACCCATATCACCGGCCCGGAACTGGATCGCCAGCTTGGCGAAGTTGAAGCCCTCAACGGATATGCCAACAGATTCTTGTGGCTGTGTGCCAGGCGACGAAAGTTGGTCCCCTTTCCCAAGGCCATGCCCCAAGCAGGAGTTGAGCGGCTACAGGGCCGGGTGTTGGCCGCCCTGGGGGCTTGTCGGGAGCCACGTCTGGTTCAACTTGCGCCTGGAGCCCGCGACCTCTGGCGGTGCACCTACCCTGAGCTAACCCAGGACCACCCTGGTTTGGCCGGGTCGGTTATCAACCGGGGGGAAGCCCAAGTGTTGCGCTTAGCGCTGATCTATGCCCTGTTGGATTGCGCTGATCAGATAGAGTCTTGCCACCTCGAAGCTGCCTTAGCCCTGTGGGCCTACTGCCGAGACTCGGCGCTGTATATCTTTGGCGGCCGGGAGCCCGATTCTGTCGCACAGCGGGTTGTTTCCGCCTTGGAGGATGGGCCGCTCTCGGCAACCGAACTGTTCAAGGTGTTTAACAACCACGTCAGCAAGGCCCGGCTTGCGGCCGCCCTTCAAGAGCTGATTGCTTCGGGCAGAGTGGCCGAAAAGCGAGAACCGGCCAAAACCAAGCCCAAAACGGTCTTCACGCTTTGCGAACAATGCGAATTATGCGAATTATCTCCGGCTGACCTCCGCGGTGGAAAAGATAATTCTCAAAATTCTCATAATTCGCAAGCGAACTTTGATCTGGCAGTGGATCGGTGGGCTGGTCCGCCGGAGGTGGAGATATGA
- a CDS encoding helix-turn-helix transcriptional regulator: MVIDEMTPNHGSALLVTTQAATYLNMSPRTLTNFRFRGGGPRYVKLGGSVRYRREDLDSWIKAGLRESTSSMEDQLSG; this comes from the coding sequence ATGGTTATCGACGAAATGACCCCAAACCATGGCTCAGCATTGTTAGTCACGACCCAGGCGGCGACATATTTAAATATGTCGCCACGCACCCTCACAAACTTCAGATTTCGTGGTGGTGGCCCTCGCTACGTAAAGTTGGGTGGTTCCGTGAGGTACCGGCGTGAGGATTTGGACTCCTGGATCAAGGCTGGCCTTAGAGAAAGCACCTCTTCGATGGAGGACCAGCTGAGTGGATAG
- a CDS encoding YifB family Mg chelatase-like AAA ATPase, translating to MLATVTSLAVLGVRAYPVQVEVDLAPGLPAFNTVGLPDGAVRESKERVRAALANSGFYLPVNRITVNLAPADIKKEGAAFDLPMALGILAASGAVPAEALLGLGVVGELALDGAIRPVRGVLPMAARARALGLKALLVPEANGPEAAVVEGLRVYTVGRLDQAASHLLGREELPQAQADPALLALGQDSHGLDLNEVRGQEHVKRALTIAAAGGHNVMMVGPPGSGKTMLARRLPGILPPLSFEEALQVTQVASVAGTLSSGQALVTARPFRSPHHTISDAGLIGGGTIPRPGEVSLAHQGVLFLDELPEFKKSVLEVLRQPLESGVVTITRAAATVDFPARVMLVAAMNPCPCGYYGDPKRQCTCAPQQVRNYFNRVSGPLLDRIDIQVQVPAVPFKELAADTAGPPSATVREQVVTARERQAARLEGSGVFCNAQMGTALTRKYCRLSNAGLSLLEKAMERLGLSARAYGRIHKIARTIADLEGSETIELQHLSEAIGYRSLDRNIA from the coding sequence ATGCTGGCAACCGTGACTTCATTGGCCGTGCTGGGGGTACGGGCTTATCCCGTACAAGTGGAAGTGGACCTGGCCCCTGGATTGCCCGCCTTCAACACCGTGGGGTTGCCCGACGGCGCGGTGCGCGAATCCAAGGAACGGGTGCGCGCCGCCCTGGCCAACAGCGGTTTTTACCTGCCGGTCAACCGCATCACCGTGAACCTGGCCCCGGCCGACATCAAGAAGGAAGGCGCGGCCTTTGATCTGCCCATGGCCCTGGGCATCCTGGCCGCCTCGGGCGCGGTGCCCGCCGAGGCGCTGCTGGGCCTGGGGGTGGTGGGCGAGCTGGCCCTGGACGGAGCCATCCGACCGGTGCGCGGGGTGCTGCCCATGGCCGCCCGGGCCCGGGCCCTGGGGCTCAAGGCCCTGCTGGTGCCCGAGGCCAACGGCCCCGAGGCGGCGGTGGTGGAGGGGCTCAGGGTCTACACGGTGGGTCGCCTGGACCAGGCGGCTTCCCATCTTTTGGGGCGCGAGGAACTGCCCCAGGCCCAGGCCGACCCCGCCCTGCTGGCCCTGGGCCAGGATAGCCACGGCCTGGACCTCAACGAGGTGCGCGGCCAGGAGCACGTGAAGCGGGCCCTGACCATCGCGGCGGCCGGGGGGCACAACGTGATGATGGTGGGCCCGCCGGGCAGCGGCAAGACCATGCTGGCCCGCCGCCTGCCGGGCATCCTGCCCCCGCTCAGCTTCGAGGAGGCGTTGCAGGTCACCCAGGTGGCCTCGGTGGCGGGCACCCTGTCCTCGGGCCAGGCCCTGGTCACCGCCCGCCCCTTCCGCTCGCCCCACCACACCATCAGCGACGCGGGGCTCATCGGCGGCGGCACCATACCCCGCCCCGGCGAGGTGAGCCTGGCCCACCAGGGGGTGCTGTTTCTGGACGAGCTGCCCGAATTCAAAAAGAGCGTCCTGGAGGTGCTGCGCCAACCCCTGGAGTCGGGAGTGGTGACCATCACCCGGGCGGCGGCCACGGTGGATTTCCCGGCCCGGGTCATGCTGGTGGCGGCCATGAACCCTTGCCCCTGCGGCTATTACGGTGATCCCAAGCGCCAGTGCACCTGCGCCCCCCAGCAGGTGCGCAACTACTTCAACCGGGTGAGCGGGCCGCTGTTGGACCGCATCGACATCCAGGTGCAGGTGCCCGCCGTGCCCTTCAAGGAGCTGGCGGCGGACACCGCCGGGCCGCCTTCGGCCACGGTGCGCGAACAGGTGGTGACCGCGCGGGAGCGCCAGGCGGCTCGCCTGGAAGGCAGCGGGGTGTTTTGCAACGCCCAGATGGGCACCGCCCTCACCCGGAAATATTGCCGCCTGAGCAACGCGGGGCTCAGTCTGCTGGAAAAGGCCATGGAGCGCCTGGGGCTTTCGGCCCGGGCCTATGGGCGCATCCACAAGATCGCCCGCACCATCGCCGACCTGGAGGGCAGCGAGACCATCGAGTTGCAGCACCTCAGCGAGGCCATCGGCTACCGCAGCTTGGACCGCAATATCGCCTAG
- the rsgA gene encoding ribosome small subunit-dependent GTPase A, which produces MSIKPSANPNQNNGHLSRLGWTPHFQAQLDHLSNERVTPARVVGVRKNSFQASDGRREWLATLAGRLRHDPGGPLPVTGDWVLMNDTVIHGVLTRKNALSRGAAGARNQRDERAPNEQVIAANLDTIFIVCGLDRDFNLRRIERYLTLVYNCGLSPAAILTKADLHQDPPSCVAQVEAVALGVPVHLTSVANDACLAQLEPYLAPGRTAAMVGSSGAGKSTLVNLLCGREVQPTRSVSAQLGKGRHTTTTRDLIMMPQGGMVIDNPGIREIAFWDLDGGIQAAFPEIEQLAPECRFADCSHSHEPGCRVQEAVAQGEIPRDRLENYLKMKRELEYLAQRQNKGAGRVEKERWKPVALQVKAINKRKG; this is translated from the coding sequence ATGAGCATCAAACCAAGCGCCAACCCAAACCAAAACAACGGCCACTTGTCGCGACTGGGGTGGACTCCCCATTTTCAGGCCCAATTGGACCACCTTTCTAACGAAAGAGTTACGCCGGCCCGCGTGGTCGGGGTGAGGAAAAACAGCTTTCAGGCCAGCGACGGCCGGCGGGAATGGCTGGCCACCCTGGCGGGCAGGCTCCGGCACGACCCCGGCGGCCCGCTGCCGGTCACCGGAGATTGGGTCCTCATGAACGATACGGTGATTCACGGGGTGCTGACCCGCAAGAACGCCTTGTCTCGGGGCGCGGCGGGAGCCCGCAACCAACGGGATGAACGCGCGCCGAACGAACAGGTGATCGCGGCCAACCTGGACACCATCTTCATCGTCTGCGGGCTGGACCGGGATTTCAACCTGCGCCGCATAGAGCGCTACCTGACCCTGGTCTACAACTGCGGCCTGAGCCCGGCCGCCATCCTGACCAAGGCGGACCTTCACCAGGATCCGCCCTCTTGCGTGGCCCAGGTGGAGGCGGTGGCCCTGGGCGTTCCCGTGCACCTGACTTCCGTTGCGAACGACGCCTGCCTGGCCCAGTTGGAGCCGTATTTGGCACCAGGCCGGACCGCCGCGATGGTGGGCTCTTCCGGGGCGGGCAAATCCACCTTGGTGAACCTCCTCTGTGGCAGAGAGGTGCAGCCCACCCGTTCCGTCAGCGCACAGTTGGGCAAGGGCAGGCACACCACCACCACCAGGGATCTGATCATGATGCCCCAGGGGGGCATGGTGATCGACAACCCCGGCATTCGGGAAATCGCTTTTTGGGACCTGGATGGCGGAATCCAAGCCGCTTTTCCCGAAATCGAGCAGTTGGCCCCGGAGTGCCGCTTTGCCGACTGCAGCCACAGCCATGAGCCAGGCTGCCGGGTCCAAGAGGCGGTGGCGCAAGGCGAAATCCCCCGGGACCGGCTGGAAAACTACCTCAAGATGAAACGCGAGTTGGAATACCTGGCCCAGCGCCAAAATAAAGGCGCCGGCCGGGTGGAAAAGGAGCGCTGGAAACCGGTGGCCTTGCAGGTCAAGGCCATTAACAAGCGCAAAGGCTAA
- a CDS encoding flavodoxin family protein: MQPQILGVSGSPVANSNTDRLVRAVLEASGLPGEFVKLSDLEVGPCRGCLGCRSDNVCKVNDDFPALAEKVRRAGALVVGGHATYGTMNGFTKLFLERLFSLRHRRGLNRGKLAVAVATGNGRGRPGLEAAADQIAHSLAWEGMEVLGTLRVTGNPRCLVCGYGPTCPMSALPHVFGPDNTEVTPDKFRRVEDQTEVWQRAQELGREIGARLAG, from the coding sequence ATGCAGCCCCAAATCCTCGGCGTATCCGGCAGTCCCGTGGCAAACAGCAACACCGACCGTTTGGTGCGGGCGGTCCTGGAGGCCAGCGGCCTGCCCGGCGAGTTCGTCAAGCTAAGCGACCTCGAGGTGGGGCCCTGCCGGGGCTGCCTGGGCTGCCGCTCGGACAACGTGTGCAAGGTCAACGACGACTTTCCGGCCCTGGCCGAGAAGGTGCGCCGCGCCGGAGCCCTGGTGGTGGGCGGCCACGCCACCTACGGCACCATGAACGGCTTCACCAAGCTGTTTTTGGAGCGCCTGTTTTCCCTGCGCCACCGAAGGGGCCTGAACCGGGGCAAGCTGGCCGTGGCCGTGGCCACGGGCAATGGGCGCGGCAGGCCGGGGTTGGAAGCGGCCGCCGACCAGATCGCCCATTCGCTGGCCTGGGAGGGCATGGAGGTTCTGGGCACCTTGCGGGTAACCGGCAACCCCAGGTGCCTGGTCTGCGGCTATGGCCCCACCTGTCCCATGAGCGCCTTGCCGCACGTGTTCGGCCCGGACAACACCGAAGTCACCCCGGACAAGTTCCGCCGGGTGGAGGACCAGACCGAGGTGTGGCAAAGGGCCCAGGAACTGGGCCGAGAGATCGGGGCGCGCCTGGCCGGGTAG
- a CDS encoding AI-2E family transporter: MTNQKPYTLDRVVRLTMGGALLVGLVWLLSYLSDVLMPFAAALVLAYLLNPLVELLQRLVKNRLAAVLLSLLLCLAVGVGLAWAVVPLVGREISHAATLVQNLANNSDLAQKAAHELPAKLLPLVQSILDRPAVKEFLGSSDMWGMLASLARKLLPGLWGLLGQVGSVFAALSGLVVVGLYAFFLMLDLDQITKGWRESLPPAYRRRTLELVDDFTGALRSYFRAQAAVAGLVGVLFAIGFSIIGLPLGILLGLFIGMLNMVPYLQLLGLVPAFFLAVMAGLDGGHGVWMMLGLTGGVFAVVQVTQDTFLTPRIVGRTMSLSPAFLLLSLSVWGKLLGFLGLLLAIPFTCLVWAWYQRFVVNKGAPEQLSPDPGS; this comes from the coding sequence ATGACGAACCAAAAACCCTACACCCTTGACCGGGTGGTGCGTCTGACCATGGGCGGGGCCTTGCTGGTGGGGCTGGTGTGGTTACTGTCCTATCTGAGCGACGTGCTCATGCCCTTTGCCGCCGCCCTGGTGCTGGCCTATCTGCTCAATCCCCTGGTGGAGCTTTTGCAGCGCCTGGTAAAGAATCGTCTGGCCGCGGTGCTGCTCAGCCTGCTCTTGTGTCTGGCCGTGGGAGTAGGCCTGGCGTGGGCGGTGGTTCCTCTGGTGGGACGGGAGATCAGCCACGCCGCCACGCTGGTGCAGAATCTGGCCAACAACTCCGACCTGGCCCAAAAGGCGGCCCACGAGCTTCCCGCCAAGCTGTTGCCCCTGGTGCAGTCCATTTTGGATCGGCCGGCGGTAAAGGAGTTTTTGGGCTCCAGCGACATGTGGGGCATGTTGGCTTCCCTGGCCCGCAAGTTGCTGCCGGGCCTTTGGGGGCTCCTGGGCCAGGTAGGCAGCGTGTTCGCGGCCCTGTCCGGCCTGGTGGTGGTGGGCCTTTACGCCTTTTTCCTGATGTTGGACCTGGACCAGATAACCAAGGGATGGCGCGAGTCTCTGCCTCCGGCCTACCGCCGGCGCACCTTGGAGTTGGTGGACGACTTCACCGGCGCGCTCCGGAGCTACTTCCGGGCCCAGGCGGCGGTGGCCGGGCTGGTGGGCGTGCTGTTCGCCATCGGCTTCAGCATCATCGGCCTGCCCTTGGGCATCTTGTTGGGCCTGTTTATCGGCATGCTGAACATGGTGCCCTACCTGCAACTGCTGGGCCTGGTGCCCGCCTTTTTCCTGGCGGTCATGGCCGGGCTGGACGGCGGGCATGGGGTATGGATGATGCTGGGGCTCACCGGCGGGGTCTTCGCGGTGGTGCAGGTCACCCAGGACACCTTCCTCACTCCGCGCATCGTGGGCCGCACCATGAGCCTGAGCCCGGCCTTTTTGCTGCTGTCGCTGTCCGTCTGGGGCAAGCTGCTGGGCTTTTTGGGCCTGTTGCTGGCCATCCCCTTCACCTGCCTGGTCTGGGCCTGGTACCAGCGCTTCGTGGTGAACAAGGGCGCGCCGGAACAACTCTCGCCGGATCCCGGCAGCTAG
- a CDS encoding universal stress protein, producing MQINKILWPTDLSLLSAKALPYVLDLSQKYGAQVHLVYVAEDMRQYDHIYGDAGEHLKSLQAMECDYAKKQLERICEQELSGCPAFIHHVVEGDPAEEILKLIASENAGLVVMATHSREGGEAAFFGSVTERVLKHSKTPVLVINPSLKQA from the coding sequence ATGCAGATAAATAAAATACTCTGGCCCACCGACCTTTCCCTGCTCAGCGCCAAAGCGCTGCCGTATGTGCTGGACCTCAGCCAGAAATATGGAGCGCAGGTACACCTGGTTTACGTGGCCGAGGACATGCGCCAGTATGATCACATTTACGGCGACGCCGGTGAGCACCTGAAGAGTTTGCAAGCGATGGAATGCGATTACGCCAAGAAGCAACTGGAACGCATTTGCGAACAGGAGCTGTCCGGTTGTCCCGCCTTTATTCACCACGTGGTAGAGGGCGATCCGGCCGAGGAAATACTCAAGCTCATCGCCTCGGAGAACGCCGGATTGGTGGTGATGGCCACCCACAGCCGGGAAGGCGGCGAGGCCGCCTTTTTCGGCTCGGTTACCGAGAGGGTGCTCAAGCACTCCAAGACCCCCGTGCTGGTGATCAATCCATCTTTGAAGCAAGCCTAA
- a CDS encoding Bax inhibitor-1/YccA family protein — protein MRRVYNWMAGGLALTGLVAWWAQGSEAVISALFNPQTGGPTMLFWVLAIGELGLVFGISGMVHRLSSSTAGLLFALYSALNGLTLSFIFLLYTQASLVSTFLITAGTFAVVSVWAYTTKRDLSGWGQFLFMGLIGIIIASVVNMFLASPMLYWIVSYVGVGIFVGLTAYDTQWLRQMALSGQMDEETGNKVAIVGALKLYLDFINLFLMLLRIMGDRR, from the coding sequence ATGCGCCGCGTCTACAATTGGATGGCCGGCGGCCTGGCCCTCACCGGCCTGGTGGCTTGGTGGGCCCAGGGCAGCGAAGCGGTCATCAGCGCCCTGTTCAACCCCCAGACCGGCGGCCCCACCATGCTCTTTTGGGTGCTGGCCATCGGCGAACTGGGCCTGGTGTTCGGTATCAGCGGCATGGTGCACCGCCTGAGTTCATCCACGGCGGGCCTGCTTTTCGCACTTTATTCCGCCCTCAACGGCCTGACCCTGTCGTTCATCTTCCTGCTGTATACCCAGGCCTCGTTGGTAAGCACCTTTTTGATCACCGCCGGCACCTTCGCCGTGGTCAGCGTGTGGGCCTACACCACCAAGCGCGACCTAAGCGGCTGGGGCCAGTTTTTGTTTATGGGCCTCATCGGCATAATCATCGCCTCGGTGGTCAACATGTTCCTGGCCTCGCCCATGCTCTACTGGATCGTGAGCTACGTCGGGGTGGGCATCTTCGTGGGCCTCACCGCCTATGACACCCAGTGGCTTCGGCAGATGGCCCTGTCCGGTCAGATGGATGAGGAGACCGGCAACAAGGTGGCCATCGTGGGAGCCCTCAAGCTCTATCTGGACTTCATCAACCTGTTTTTGATGCTACTACGCATCATGGGCGACCGCCGCTGA
- a CDS encoding 2-oxoacid:acceptor oxidoreductase family protein, whose product MIEVRFHGRGGQGAVTSAELMALAAIEEGKYAQAFPSFGPERRGAPVQAFLRISDEPIRLREKIYEPDVVLVLDPSLLATGGVKNGLKPGGTLVANSAKPVADVRGECGFNGRTAVVDAGKIAEEELGVPITNTTMLGALLKAAGLIDLNSIKGPIEHRFGKIAQKNWNALNRAYSETVIEE is encoded by the coding sequence ATGATTGAGGTTCGTTTCCATGGCCGAGGCGGCCAGGGGGCCGTCACCTCGGCCGAGCTGATGGCCCTGGCGGCCATCGAGGAGGGCAAGTACGCACAGGCCTTCCCCAGCTTCGGTCCCGAGCGACGCGGCGCTCCGGTTCAGGCCTTTCTACGTATAAGCGATGAGCCCATCCGGTTGCGGGAGAAGATCTACGAGCCGGACGTGGTCCTGGTGTTGGATCCCTCCCTCTTGGCCACCGGCGGGGTGAAAAACGGGCTCAAGCCCGGCGGCACCCTGGTGGCCAACAGCGCCAAGCCGGTTGCCGATGTGCGCGGCGAGTGCGGCTTCAACGGCCGCACCGCGGTGGTGGATGCCGGCAAGATCGCCGAAGAGGAGTTGGGCGTGCCCATCACCAACACCACCATGCTGGGCGCCCTGCTCAAGGCGGCGGGTCTTATCGACCTGAACTCCATCAAGGGACCCATCGAGCACCGCTTCGGCAAGATCGCCCAGAAAAACTGGAACGCCCTGAATCGGGCTTATTCCGAAACCGTAATCGAGGAGTAG
- a CDS encoding 4Fe-4S binding protein — protein MADEGMFPWKDLPLGCAGTEPGSSRRFNTGDWRSRRYPVTDRETCIKCGLCWIICPDMAYSPDPKDEGYFTWDGYYCKGCGICIEECPKDAISWKEEKEEDKYGPACGA, from the coding sequence ATGGCCGATGAAGGCATGTTCCCTTGGAAAGATTTGCCCTTGGGCTGCGCCGGGACCGAACCCGGCTCCAGCCGCCGCTTCAACACCGGCGACTGGCGCAGCCGCCGCTACCCGGTGACCGACCGGGAAACCTGCATCAAGTGCGGGTTGTGCTGGATCATCTGCCCAGACATGGCGTATAGCCCCGACCCCAAGGACGAGGGCTACTTCACCTGGGATGGTTACTACTGCAAAGGCTGTGGCATCTGCATCGAAGAATGTCCCAAGGACGCCATCAGCTGGAAGGAAGAGAAGGAGGAGGACAAATATGGGCCGGCGTGTGGGGCTTGA
- the porA gene encoding pyruvate ferredoxin oxidoreductase, whose amino-acid sequence MGRRVGLEVSLACAEVVGLCNADVVAAYPITPQTHIVEHLSEMVADGHLDAEFVPVESEHSAMSCCVGSSAAGARTFTSTSSQGLALMHEILFIAASLRLPIVMAVANRSLSGPISIWNDHSDIMAERDIGWIQTFAENGQEVVDLTMHAFKVAEDKRVCLPVAVNLDGFILTHVIEPIEMPDKAEVEAYLPGFEPSQSLDPANPISMGIVGMPEIYTEAKKANAVALEESYSVIKEHWEGLAKQFGRTYKPIETYRTEDADTVFVTMGSLGETTMTAVDQMREDGIKVGQVRIRLWRPFPVDDFMEAIAGAKTLIVIDRALSPGLPAGPVATELRGMMYAKGAKQYVANFVCGLGGRDVTRAQFVEMYHSAQKAAASGAEMSCQMVGVKE is encoded by the coding sequence ATGGGCCGGCGTGTGGGGCTTGAGGTTTCCTTGGCCTGCGCCGAGGTCGTTGGTCTTTGCAACGCGGACGTGGTGGCGGCGTATCCCATCACTCCCCAAACCCATATAGTTGAACACCTCTCGGAAATGGTGGCCGACGGCCACCTGGACGCCGAGTTCGTGCCCGTGGAGAGCGAGCACAGCGCCATGAGCTGCTGCGTGGGCAGCAGCGCGGCGGGCGCCCGCACCTTCACCAGCACCAGCAGCCAGGGCCTGGCCCTGATGCACGAGATCCTGTTCATCGCCGCCTCCCTGCGGCTTCCCATCGTCATGGCCGTGGCCAACCGCTCCCTGAGCGGCCCCATCAGCATCTGGAACGACCACAGCGACATCATGGCCGAGCGCGACATCGGATGGATCCAGACCTTCGCCGAGAACGGCCAGGAGGTGGTGGACCTGACCATGCACGCCTTCAAGGTGGCCGAGGACAAGCGGGTCTGCCTGCCGGTGGCGGTGAACCTGGACGGCTTCATCCTCACCCACGTCATCGAGCCCATCGAGATGCCCGACAAGGCCGAGGTGGAAGCTTATCTGCCGGGCTTCGAGCCCAGCCAAAGCCTGGACCCGGCCAATCCCATCTCCATGGGCATAGTGGGTATGCCGGAGATCTACACCGAGGCCAAAAAGGCCAACGCCGTGGCTCTGGAAGAATCCTACTCGGTGATCAAAGAGCACTGGGAAGGCCTGGCCAAGCAGTTCGGCCGCACCTACAAGCCCATCGAGACCTACCGCACCGAAGACGCGGACACCGTGTTCGTGACCATGGGTTCCCTGGGCGAGACCACCATGACCGCGGTGGACCAGATGCGCGAGGACGGCATCAAGGTCGGCCAGGTGCGCATTCGCCTGTGGCGGCCCTTCCCGGTGGACGACTTCATGGAGGCCATCGCCGGAGCCAAGACCCTGATTGTTATCGACCGCGCCCTGAGCCCCGGCCTGCCGGCCGGTCCGGTAGCCACCGAGCTCAGGGGCATGATGTACGCCAAGGGCGCCAAGCAGTACGTGGCCAACTTCGTCTGCGGCCTGGGCGGCCGGGACGTGACCCGGGCCCAGTTCGTCGAGATGTACCACTCGGCCCAGAAGGCGGCGGCCAGCGGCGCAGAGATGTCCTGCCAGATGGTGGGGGTGAAAGAATGA
- a CDS encoding thiamine pyrophosphate-dependent enzyme — MISAAEALKDFQKITPKTIPLVEPFSKGHRACQGCGEVLALRMVAKAVGMDMIAVSATGCMEIISSSYQTAWETPWIHVAFENAAAVASGVEAGRKALIRKGKIKDTGAKIVAFAGDGATADIGLQALSGALERGHDFTYICLDNEAYMNTGIQRSSSTPYGAMTTTSPPGPLSKGQMTWKKNMPMIAAAHNVPYVATASPAWHVDLMNKVKKAVTIPGPAYIHIYSPCPTGWRCGPETSIEAARLAVQTKVFPLFEVIDGQFILSREIKKPKPVEEYLKGQRRFSHLKPEDVAYIQKRVDADYERLLKLVQVTNPEA; from the coding sequence ATGATTAGCGCAGCCGAAGCACTGAAGGATTTCCAGAAGATAACCCCCAAGACCATTCCCTTGGTGGAGCCTTTCTCCAAGGGCCACCGCGCCTGCCAGGGCTGCGGCGAGGTCTTGGCCCTCCGGATGGTGGCCAAGGCGGTGGGCATGGACATGATCGCGGTGAGCGCCACCGGATGCATGGAGATCATCTCCTCGTCCTACCAGACCGCCTGGGAAACCCCCTGGATTCACGTGGCTTTTGAAAACGCGGCCGCCGTGGCCAGCGGCGTGGAAGCCGGGCGCAAGGCCTTGATTCGCAAGGGCAAGATCAAGGACACCGGCGCCAAGATCGTGGCCTTCGCCGGTGACGGCGCCACCGCCGACATCGGCCTGCAGGCCCTGTCCGGGGCCCTGGAGCGCGGCCACGACTTCACCTACATCTGCCTGGACAACGAAGCCTACATGAACACGGGCATCCAGCGGTCCAGTTCCACCCCCTACGGAGCCATGACCACCACCAGCCCTCCGGGCCCCTTGTCCAAGGGTCAGATGACCTGGAAAAAGAACATGCCCATGATCGCGGCGGCGCACAACGTGCCTTACGTGGCCACCGCCTCCCCGGCCTGGCATGTGGACCTGATGAACAAGGTGAAGAAGGCGGTGACCATCCCCGGTCCGGCCTACATTCACATCTACAGCCCCTGCCCCACCGGCTGGCGTTGCGGCCCCGAGACTTCCATCGAGGCGGCCCGCCTGGCGGTGCAGACCAAGGTGTTCCCTCTCTTCGAGGTGATCGACGGCCAGTTCATCCTGAGCCGCGAGATCAAAAAGCCCAAGCCCGTCGAGGAATATCTCAAGGGACAACGGCGGTTTAGTCACCTTAAGCCGGAAGATGTGGCCTACATACAAAAACGAGTGGACGCGGACTATGAACGTCTGCTAAAGTTAGTTCAGGTCACCAACCCGGAGGCCTAA